The proteins below come from a single Tachysurus fulvidraco isolate hzauxx_2018 chromosome 13, HZAU_PFXX_2.0, whole genome shotgun sequence genomic window:
- the LOC113652733 gene encoding extracellular calcium-sensing receptor gives MFPIHSKGVEQELNFMSTPDKRKCRGLNLRALRWSQALIFFIEEINRSPVLLPNITLGYRIYDTCWTVALSARTALSVVSQPLKRNSTGACSSPNIPFVIGDSGSSLSIAVSTLLNLFKVPLISYFASCACLSDKKQYPYFFRTIPSDAYQASAMARLVKHFGWTWVGTFSADDAYGRTGIDMFTAEVVNLGVCVAFRVIIPKVPTPQQIQDIVQTIKDSTARVFVTFATEEDMQPVVEEVLRQNVTDRLWVASEAWITSTLMSNKYPFLSGTMGFAIRRAEIPGLKDFLERLQPFSEPYNPSAREFWETEFQCSFNTSIPFGSMADQVKYNRTCTGKERLQDSETIYNDVSQLRVTYNLHKAVYAAAHALHNLVMCKTLERSNEKQLCPDIYSLQPWQVIKYLKEVNFTNVFDDVVNFDKYGDPAGSYDIVNWQKEAEGGPIRFVTVGRFDSSLPAEQQLLLYQDVIMWPGGSRELPLSVCSASCQPGYRKAPLKGEPICCYDCVPCAEGSMSNRVDQPECALCPEDLWSNPQRDSCVDKQTEFLSYTEGFGMALAATSILGVVATLTVAVIFIRHRDTPLVRANNSELSFLLLISLSFCFLCALTFLGQPSRWACPLRRTAFGLTFALCLSCLLSKTLVVLMAFRATLPGNNTARWFRPPQQRLGVFFCSAIQCAVCVAWLTTNPPYPVKNTWLYRDRIILECHLGSVALFCCVLGYIGCMAAFCFILAFLARKLPDNFNEAKFITFSMLIFCAVWIAYIPAYVSSPGKFTVAVEIFAILASSFGVLLCIFAPKCYIIIFMPEKNTKKYLMSQKGGR, from the exons ATGTTTCCCATCCATTCTAAAGGTGTTGAGCAAGAACTGAACTTCATGAGCACACCAGACAAGAGGAAATGCAGGGG GTTAAACCTACGTGCATTACGTTGGTCTCAGGCACTGATCTTCTTCATAGAGGAAATTAATCGAAGTCCAGTGTTGCTGCCCAACATCACGCTGGGCTACAGGATTTATGACACATGCTGGACGGTGGCTCTGTCTGCAAGAACCGCCTTGTCTGTGGTCTCTCAGCCACTGAAGAGGAACAGCACAGGGGCATGTTCATCCCCTAACATCCCTTTTGTCATAGGAGACTCAGGATCCAGCCTATCCATTGCTGTTTCAACACTGCTTAATCTGTTCAAGGTCCCATTG ATCAGTTACTTTGCCTCTTGTGCTTGCCTGAGTGACAAAAAGCAGTACCCTTATTTTTTCCGTACAATCCCTAGTGACGCATACCAAGCCAGCGCTATGGCCCGGCTTGTCAAGCACTTCGGCTGGACCTGGGTGGGCACGTTCAGTGCAGACGATGCTTACGGCCGTACCGGCATTGACATGTTCACTGCTGAGGTGGTTAATCTCGGCGTATGTGTGGCCTTTCGGGTCATCATTCCTAAAGTCCCCACTCCACAACAGATCCAGGATATTGTACAAACGATTAAAGACTCCACTGCACGTGTGTTTGTGACCTTCGCAACTGAAGAGGACATGCAGCCTGTGGTGGAAGAAGTGTTAAGACAGAATGTAACAGACAGGTTGTGGGTGGCCAGTGAGGCCTGGATTACGTCCACGCTCATGTCTAATAAATATCCCTTTCTCAGTGGCACCATGGGTTTCGCTATACGCCGAGCCGAGATTCCAGGCCTCAAAGACTTCCTGGAAAGACTACAGCCTTTCTCCGAGCCTTATAACCCGTCTGCACGGGAATTCTGGGAAACAGAGTTTCAGTGCTCCTTTAACACAAGCATCCCATTTGGTTCTATGGCCGATCAGGTGAAGTATAACCGCACATGTACCGGAAAAGAGAGGCTCCAGGACTCCGAGACGATCTATAACGACGTGTCTCAGCTCAGAGTGACCTATAACTTACACAAAGCTGTGTACGCTGCAGCACACGCACTACACAACTTGGTTATGTGTAAAACACTGGAGAGAAGCAATGAGAAGCAACTTTGTCCAGATATCTACAGTCTACAGCCTTGGCAG GTGATAAAGTACCTAAAGGAGGTGAACTTTACCAACGTGTTTGACGATGTTGTGAACTTTGATAAGTATGGAGATCCTGCAGGATCTTATGACATTGTAAACTGGCAGAAGGAGGCAGAAGGTGGACCCATACGCTTTGTAACAGTCGGACGCTTTGACTCGTCTCTCCCTGCTGAGCAGCAGCTGCTTCTCTACCAGGATGTCATCATGTGGCCGGGTGGATCCAGAGAG tTGCCTTTATCCGTGTGCTCAGCCAGTTGCCAGCCAGGCTACAGGAAAGCCCCACTTAAAGGAGAACCCATTTGCTGCTATGACTGCGTGCCCTGTGCAGAGGGAAGCATGAGCAACAGAGTAG ATCAGCCGGAGTGTGCACTGTGCCCCGAGGACCTCTGGTCAAACCCACAACGGGACAGCTGTgtggacaaacagacagagttTCTGTCCTACACTGAGGGATTTGGTATGGCCCTTGCAGCCACCTCCATCCTTGGTGTAGTTGCTACATTGACCGTAGCTGTTATTTTCATCCGTCACCGGGATACACCTTTGGTGCGGGCCAACAACTCAGAGCTAAGCTTCCTGCTACTGATATCACTGTCTTTCTGCTTCCTGTGTGCCCTCACTTTTCTAGGCCAGCCATCTCGCTGGGCCTGTCCGCTCCGACGCACGGCCTTCGGTTTGACTTTTGCGCTCTGTCTCTCCTGCCTGCTCAGCAAGACCCTGGTGGTTCTTATGGCATTCAGGGCCACGCTTCCTGGTAATAACACAGCGCGCTGGTTTCGCCCTCCTCAACAGCGGCTCGGTGTGTTCTTCTGCTCCGCCATACAGTGTGCCGTCTGTGTGGCTTGGTTGACCACAAATCCACCTTATCCCGTGAAGAACACGTGGCTGTACCGTGACCGAATCATCTTAGAATGCCACCTCGGGTCAGTGGCACTGTTCTGCTGTGTGCTTGGCTACATCGGCTGCATGGCTgccttttgctttattttagcTTTTCTGGCTCGGAAGTTGCCAGATAATTTCAACGAAGCCAAATTCATCACATTCAGTATGCTCATattctgtgcagtttggatTGCCTACATACCTGCTTACGTCAGCTCTCCTGGAAAGTTCACAGTCGCAGTAGAAATATTTGCTATTTTAGCCTCCAGTTTTGGAGTCCTGTTATGTATTTTTGCCCCAAAATGTTACATTATTATCTTTATGCCTGAAAAGAATACCAAAAAATATCTTATGTCTCAAAAAGGTGGGAGGTGa
- the LOC113652518 gene encoding extracellular calcium-sensing receptor-like, with the protein MMETRLSFSSQPKSAQCTVFNFRTFRWMQTMIFAIEKINRDNRLLPNITLGYKIYDSCSTPLHALHTAMELMGGREEESNDPFCQGRVPAVIGDGGSTLSMVVAHFLSVFQLPQVSYFSSCACLSDKKIFPAFLRTMPSDFFQVNALAQLVQHFGWTWVGTVAGDDAYGRGGAQIFIDKVTKLDACIAFYEIIPKNHAPAEMSRIVERINASGARVVLVFALEQDAKALFTEALKHNLTGIQWLASEAWITAAILTTQEFQSILQGSMGFAIRKADIPGLQPFLLRLHPSTFPDDPFVLQFWEEMFGCSPLTAVNITFPNKPPCNGSEILANVQSIYSDVSQLRISYNVYKGVYAIAYALDAMLKCVPERGPFPGGACPDTRTIKPWQLLHYLKKVDFTNEYGEETKFDANGDPVAMYDLINLQLSETGEVQYATVGTFDETKSIKLLIEENLIIWNGNQRQVPVSVCSSSCPPGTRKAIRPSFPVCCFDCVLCAAGEVSNQTDAIECVMCGPEFWSNLKRDACIPKLVEFLSYADTMGIALLAVALLGSCTTLAVGLIFAFKRHTPLVRANNSELSFLILSSLWLCFLCALAFIGQPTSWSCQLRHTAFGIAFCLCLSCILGKTMVVLMAFKSTLPGSNVMKWFRPPQLRALIFLCTAVQVGICGTWLGLAPPVPRRLMTRESAHIILLCDMGSTLAFSLVLGYIGLLAAVCFLLAFFARKLPDNFNEAKFITFSMLIFCAVWIAFVPAYVSSPGKYTVAVEVFAILASSYGLLLCIFAPKCYIILLRPEKNTKKHLMGKTTAEKKI; encoded by the exons ATGATGGAGACACGGCTCTCTTTCAGCTCTCAGCCTAAATCTGCTCAGTGCActgt ATTTAATTTCAGGACATTTCGTTGGATGCAGACAATGATTTTTGCCATAGAAAAGATCAACAGGGACAATCGTCTTTTGCCGAACATTACCCTTGGCTATAAGATCTATGACTCATGCAGTACCCCTCTCCATGCACTTCATACAGCTATGGAGTTGATGGGgggaagagaggaggagagtaATGATCCATTCTGTCAGGGCAGGGTGCCTGCGGTTATTGGTGATGGTGGATCCACACTTTCGATGGTGGTTGCACACTTCCTGAGCGTTTTCCAACTGCCACAG GTCAGCTATTTCTCTAGCTGTGCATGTCTGAGTGATAAGAAGATATTCCCAGCATTTCTAAGGACCATGCCAAGCGATTTCTTCCAGGTGAATGCCTTGGCTCAGCTGGTACAACACTTCGGCTGGACCTGGGTGGGAACAGTGGCTGGAGATGATGCTTACGGCCGTGGAGGAGCCCAAATCTTCATTGACAAGGTGACCAAACTGGATGCTTGTATTGCTTTTTATGAGATCATTCCCAAAAACCATGCCCCAGCAGAAATGTCTAGGATTGTGGAGCGCATAAATGCCTCAGGAGCCCGAGTGGTGTTAGTGTTTGCTTTAGAGCAGGATGCAAAAGCTCTCTTCACTGAAGCTCTCAAACACAATCTGACAGGGATCCAGTGGTTGGCCAGTGAGGCCTGGATCACAGCTGCAATCCTCACCACACAAGAGTTTCAGTCCATTTTGCAAGGCTCAATGGGTTTTGCCATTCGCAAGGCTGATATTCCTGGTTTGCAGCCTTTCCTGCTGCGTCTGCACCCCTCCACATTCCCTGATGATCCTTTTGTGTTGCAGTTCTGGGAGGAGATGTTTGGGTGCTCTCCTCTAACTGCAGTCAATATAACGTTTCCAAATAAACCCCCTTGCAATGGCTCAGAGATACTGGCTAATGTCCAAAGCATATACTCAGATGTATCTCAGCTGAGGATCTCCTATAATGTTTATAAGGGAGTGTATGCCATTGCTTATGCTCTGGACGCGATGCTGAAATGTGTGCCAGAGAGAGGACCCTTCCCTGGGGGAGCTTGCCCTGACACCCGGACCATAAAGCCATGGCAG CTCCTGCACTACCTAAAAAAGGTAGACTTCACTAATGAGTATGGTGAAGAAACTAAGTTTGATGCAAACGGTGATCCTGTGGCCATGTATGACCTGATCAACCTCCAGCTCTCAGAGACCGGCGAGGTCCAGTACGCCACTGTGGGCACGTTCGACGAAACCAAGAGCATTAAATTGTTGATAGAGGAAAATCTAATTATCTGGAATGGCAACCAGAGACAA gtccctgtgtctgtctgcagtAGCAGTTGCCCCCCAGGCACCAGGAAGGCCATTAGGCCTAGTTTCCCTGTTTGCTGCTTTGACTGCGTTCTCTGTGCAGCTGGGGAGGTTAGCAATCAGACAG atgccatagagtgtgtgatgtgtggacCTGAGTTCTGGTCCAACCTGAAGAGAGATGCCTGTATACCAAAGCTGGTGGAGTTCCTGTCCTATGCTGACACCATGGGAATTGCATTGTTGGCTGTAGCCTTGCTGGGATCCTGCACCACACTTGCTGTTGGTCTTATTTTCGCCTTTAAACGCCACACTCCTCTGGTCAGGGCTAACAACTCAGAGCTAAGCTTTCTTATTCTCAGCTCTCTTTGGCTGTGCTTCCTATGTGCCCTTGCCTTTATTGGACAGCCTACTTCCTGGTCGTGCCAATTACGTCACACTGCTTTCGGCATTgccttctgtctctgtctgtcttgtatTTTGGGAAAGACAATGGTGGTTCTGATGGCTTTCAAATCCACTCTTCCAGGTAGCAATGTCATGAAGTGGTTCAGACCACCACAACTACGTGCTCTGATCTTCCTGTGTACAGCAGTGCAGGTTGGGATTTGTGGTACATGGCTGGGTTTGGCACCTCCTGTACCACGTAGACTAATGACTCGGGAGTCAGCACACATCATCTTGCTGTGTGACATGGGCTCAACACTCGCCTTCTCTCTGGTTCTGGGCTACATCGGCCTGCTGGCTGCCGTATGCTTCTTGCTGGCTTTCTTCGCCCGGAAACTTCCAGACAACTTCAACGAGGCCAAATTCATCACTTTCAGCATGTTGATTTTTTGTGCTGTCTGGATTGCCTTTGTTCCAGCATACGTTAGCTCCCCGGGAAAGTACACGGTGGCCGTAGAAGTTTTTGCCATCCTGGCTTCCAGTTATGGCCTTTTGCTGTGTATCTTTGCCCCAAAGTGTTACATCATCCTCCTCAGACCAGAGAAGAACACAAAGAAGCACCTGATGGGCAAAaccacagcagaaaaaaaaatatag
- the LOC113652519 gene encoding extracellular calcium-sensing receptor-like has translation MYFFVLLLYFRLAKGDKCYILDNPAYPLLSKDGDVIIGGLFSIHGDIKLPLLPYTEKPEHLICTSFNLREFRFAQTMTFVIDEINRSNSLLPNISIGYRIYDNCGSRLLSMKAAMALLNGQDMTADDACSGQAAVQAIIGESESSPTVVLTRTTGPFQIPVISHAATCECLSNRKEYPSFFRTIASDYYQSRALAYLVKYFGWSWVGAVNSDNDYGNSGMAIFLNAAKEEGICVEYSEKFDRSDPAKLMKVVDIIKKGTAKVIIVFLGHVEMNVLVEELILKNVTGYQMIGVEAWITAVNLVTPTSNNVLIGSMGFDVGKLNIAGFADYVIKEFWQTDFHCLNTEGNISQSENHCSGYEEIIPFKNYNEDIPELRYANNIYSAIYAVAHSLHSLLRCRENQSCEKDKTIQSWQVVESLKKVNFTTKAGEEVWFDSTGATAAKYDVVNWQKGFGGEVEFKVVGYYDASLPAGRQFVLNSDSIIWAGGNTEKPRSVCSESCPPGTRKAAQKGRPVCCYDCIPCAEGEISNQTDSNNCEQCPGEYWSNAERDKCVLKVIEFLSFTEDMGIILVFFSLLGATLSVIVGILFIIKKDTPIVKANNSELSFLLLFSLTLCFLCSLTFIGRPSEWSCMLRHTAFGITFVLCISCVLGKTVVVLMAFRATLPGSNLMKWFGPLQQRLSVFAFTLIQVLICVLWLTVSPPVPYKNMNYYKEKIILECSLGSAIGFWAVLGYIGVLALLCFVLAFLARKLPDNFNEAKFITFSILIFCAVWLTFIPAYVSSPGKYTVAVEIFAILASSFALLFCIFTPKCYIILFKPELNTKKNMMGKTASKSL, from the exons ATGTATTTCTTTGTATTGCTGCTGTATTTCAGACTGGCGAAAGGGGACAAGTGCTATATTTTGGACAACCCAGCATATCCCCTGCTATCTAAAGATGGAGATGTGATAATTGGAGGTTTATTTTCAATACATGGTGATATAAAGCTTCCATTATTGCCATATACTGAGAAACCTGAACATTTAATCTGTACTAG CTTTAACCTCAGAGAATTTAGGTTTGCTCAGACCATGACTTTTGTAATTGATGAAATCAACAGAAGCAACAGCTTGCTCCCAAATATCTCAATTGGTTACAGGATTTATGATAACTGTGGCTCAAGATTATTATCTATGAAAGCAGCCATGGCTTTGTTGAACGGTCAGGACATGACAGCAGATGATGCCTGTTCTGGACAAGCAGCAGTACAAGCCATCATAGGAGAGTCAGAGTCTTCTCCTACCGTAGTACTCACAAGAACTACAGGACCGTTTCAGATCCCAGTG ATAAGTCATGCTGCCACTTGTGAATGTCTGAGCAACAGAAAAGAGTACCCATCTTTCTTCAGGACAATAGCGAGTGATTATTACCAAAGTAGAGCACTGGCATATTTAGTCAAGTACTTTGGCTGGTCTTGGGTGGGAGCTGTGAACAGTGATAACGATTATGGAAACAGTGGAATGGCCATTTTTCTGAACGCAGCCAAAGAAGAGGGAATATGTGTTGAGTACTCTGAGAAGTTTGACCGCTCAGATCCTGCCAAACTTATGAAAGTGGTGgatattattaaaaaaggaaCAGCCAAAGTAATCATTGTATTTCTTGGCCATGTTGAAATGAATGTTCTTGTAGAAGAACTTATTCTGAAAAATGTCACTGGCTATCAGATGATTGGTGTTGAGGCATGGATCACTGCTGTCAATCTGGTAACTCCAACAAGTAACAATGTACTGATTGGATCCATGGGATTTGATGTGGGAAAACTGAACATTGCTGGTTTTGCTGATTATGTTATTAAAGAGTTTTGGCAAACTGATTTCCATTGTTTGAACACAGAGGGAAACATTTCTCAAAGTGAAAACCACTGCAGCGGATACGAAGAAATTATCCCCTTTAAAAACTACAATGAAGACATACCAGAACTAAGATATGCAAATAACATCTACAGTGcaatttatgctgtggcacatTCTCTACACAGCCTCCTGAGATGTAGAGAGAATCAGAGTtgtgaaaaagacaaaacaatacaatCATGGCAG gTCGTTGAGTCGCTGAAAAAAGTCAATTTCACCACCAAAGCTGGAGAAGAAGTCTGGTTCGACAGCACTGGTGCAACAGCTGCAAAATATGATGTGGTCAACTGGCAAAAAGGATTTGGTGGGGAAGTAGAGTTTAAGGTTGTGGGCTATTATGATGCCTCTCTGCCAGCTGGGCGGCAATTTGTCTTAAATTCTGACAGCATAATTTGGGCTGGAGGGAATACAGAG AAGCCGAGGTCTGTGTGCAGTGAGAGCTGTCCTCCAGGAACCAGGAAAGCTGCACAGAAAGGAAGGCCTGTCTGCTGCTATGACTGTATACCATGTGCAGAAGGAGAGATCAGTAACCAGACAG ATTCAAATAACTGTGAGCAGTGTCCAGGAGAATATTGGTCTAATGCTGAGAgagataaatgtgtgttaaaGGTCATAGAGTTTCTTTCATTTACAGAGGATATGGGGATAATACTGgtatttttttccttgcttGGAGCTACATTATCTGTGATAGTAgggattttatttataattaaaaaagacaCTCCCATTGTTAAAGCCAACAACTCTGAGCTGAGCTTCctgctgctcttctctctgactctgtgtttcCTCTGTTCACTTACTTTCATTGGAAGGCCCTCTGAGTGGTCCTGTATGCTGCGTCACACAGCTTTTGGGATCACCTTTGTCCTCTGCATCTCCTGTGTTCTGGGAAAAACAGTAGTTGTGTTAATGGCCTTCAGGGCTACACTTCCAGGCAGTAATTTAATGAAATGGTTTGGGCCTCTACAGCAGAGACTCAGTGTATTTGCCTTCACTCTCATACAGGTTCTTATCTGTGTACTTTGGTTAACAGTTTCTCCTCCTGTTCCttacaaaaacatgaactactACAAGGAAAAGATTATATTAGAATGTAGTTTGGGCTCAGCTATAGGTTTCTGGGCTGTGTTGGGGTATATAGGAGTTCTTGCTTTGTTGTGCTTTGTTTTAGCTTTTCTAGCTAGGAAGCTGCCTGATAATTTTAATGAAGCTAAATTCATCACATTCAGCATACTGATATTCTGTGCAGTTTGGCTTACTTTTATTCCAGCTTATGTGAGTTCACCTGGAAAATACACTGTAGCTGTGGAGATATTTGCTATTCTGGCCTCCAGTTTTGCTTTActattctgtatatttacacctaaatgttatattattctgtttaaacctgaactgaacacaaagaaaaatatgatgGGGAAAACTGCATCTAAAtccctttaa
- the LOC113652520 gene encoding extracellular calcium-sensing receptor-like, with the protein MTSPSLGLAKGENCHILDSPVQPLLAKDGDVIIGGLFSIHSGIQNPSVQYTERPEPLICIRFNLRELRFAQTMTFVIDEINRSNRLLPNISIGYRIYDNCGSRLLSMKAAMALMNGQDMTADDACSGQAAVQAIIGESESSPTIVLTKTTGPFQIPVISHGATCECLSNRKEYPSFFRTIASDYYQSRALAYLIKHFGWSWVGAVNSDNDYGNNGMAIFLNAAKEEGICVEYSEKFDRSDTAKITKVVDIIKKGTAKVVIIFIAQADMNVLIDQLILKNVTGYQMIGVESWITAINLATPATYNVLIGSIGLDVGKLNIAGFADYVIKEFWQTDIPCLKTEGNMSQSEKYCSRYEEIIPFKNYNEDIPELRYANNIYSAIYAVAHSLHSLLRCRENQSCEKDKTIQSWQVLESLKKVNFTTKAGEDVWFDSTGATAAKYDVVNWQKGFGGEVEFKVVGYYDASLPSGQQFVLNAEDVVWAGGKKEKPRSVCSESCPPGTRKAVQKGRPVCCYDCIPCAEGEISNQTDSNNCELCPEEYWSNAERDKCVLKVIEFLSFTEDMGIILVFFSLFGTAITVLVAILFIIKKDTPIVKANNSELSFLLLFSLTLCFLCSLTFIGRPSQWSCMLRHTAFGITFVLCISCVLGKTLVVLMAFRATLPGSNLMKWFGPPQQRLSVLTFTLIQVLICVLWLTVSPPVPYKNMNYYKEKIILECSLGSAIGFWAVLGYIGVLAFLCFVLAFLARKLPDNFNEAKFITFSILIFCAVWITFIPAYVSSPGKFTVAVEIFAILASSFALLFCIFTPKCYIILFKPELNTKKNMMGKTASKSL; encoded by the exons ATGACGTCACCAAGTTTAGG gcTGGCAAAAGGGGAAAACTGCCATATTCTGGACAGCCCAGTACAACCTTTACTGGCTAAAGATGGAGATGTGATAATTGGAGGTTTATTTTCAATACACAGTGGTATACAAAATCCATCAGTACAGTATACTGAAAGACCTGAACCTTTAATCTGCATTAG ATTTAATCTAAGAGAACTGCGGTTTGCTCAGACCATGACTTTTGTAATTGATGAAATCAACAGAAGCAACCGCTTGCTCCCAAATATCTCAATCGGTTACAGGATTTATGATAACTGTGGCTCAAGATTATTATCTATGAAAGCAGCCATGGCGTTGATGAACGGTCAGGACATGACAGCAGATGATGCCTGTTCTGGACAAGCAGCAGTACAAGCCATCATAGGAGAGTCAGAGTCTTCCCCTACTATAGTGCTTACAAAAACTACAGGACCGTTTCAGATCCCAGTG ATAAGCCATGGGGCTACATGTGAATGTCTGAGCAACAGAAAAGAGTACCCGTCTTTCTTCAGGACCATAGCAAGTGATTACTACCAGAGTAGAGCTCTGGCATATTTGATTAAGCACTTTGGCTGGTCTTGGGTGGGAGCTGTGAACAGTGATAATGACTATGGAAATAATGGAATGGCCATTTTTCTGAATGCAGCCAAAGAGGAGGGAATATGTGTTGAGTACTCTGAGAAGTTTGACCGCTCAGACACTGCCAAAATCACAAAAGTGGTGGATATTATAAAGAAAGGCACAGCCAAAgtagttattatatttattgcacAAGCTGATATGAATGTTCTAATAGATCAGCTTATTCTGAAGAATGTCACTGGCTATCAGATGATTGGTGTAGAGTCATGGATTACTGCGATCAATCTAGCAACTCCAGCAACTTATAATGTACTGATTGGATCCATTGGATTAGATGTGGGAAAACTGAACATTGCTGGTTTTGCTGATTATGTTATTAAAGAGTTTTGGCAAACTGATATCCCTTGTTTGAAGACAGAGGGAAACATGTCTCAAAGTGAAAAGTACTGCAGCAGATACGAAGAAATTATCCCCTTTAAAAACTACAATGAAGACATACCAGAACTAAGATATGCAAATAACATCTACAGTGcaatttatgctgtggcacatTCTCTACACAGCCTCCTGAGATGCAGAGAGAATCAGAGTTGtgaaaaagacaagacaatacaatcATGGCAG gTCCTTGAGTCGCTGAAAAAAGTCAATTTCACCACCAAAGCTGGAGAAGATGTCTGGTTCGACAGCACTGGTGCAACAGCTGCGAAATATGATGTGGTCAACTGGCAAAAAGGATTTGGTGGGGAAGTAGAGTTTAAGGTTGTGGGCTATTATGATGCCTCTCTGCCAAGTGGACAACAGTTTGTTCTAAATGCTGAAGATGTAGTCTGGGCTGGAGGCAAAAAAGAG AAGCCGAGGTCTGTGTGCAGTGAGAGCTGTCCTCCAGGAACCAGGAAAGCTGTACAGAAAGGAAGGCCTGTCTGCTGCTATGACTGTATACCATGTGCAGAAGGAGAGATCAGTAACCAGACAG ATTCAAATAACTGTGAGCTGTGTCCAGAAGAATATTGGTCTAATGCTGAGAgagataaatgtgtgttaaaGGTCATAGAGTTTCTTTCATTTACAGAGGATATGGGGATAATActggtatttttttctttgtttggaaCAGCAATAACTGTGTTAGtagctattttatttataataaaaaaggacACTCCAATTGTTAAAGCCAACAACTCTGAGCTGAGCTTCCTGCTGTTattctctctgactctgtgcttcCTCTGTTCACTTACTTTTATTGGTCGGCCTTCTCAGTGGTCCTGTATGCTGCGTCACACAGCGTTTGGGATCACCTTTGTCCTCTGTATCTCCTGTGTTCTGGGCAAGACATTAGTTGTGTTAATGGCCTTCAGGGCTACACTTCCAGGCAGTAATTTAATGAAATGGTTTGGGCCTCCACAGCAGAGACTCAGTGTCCTCACCTTCACTCTCATACAGGTTCTTATCTGTGTACTTTGGTTAACAGTTTCTCCTCCTGTTCCctacaaaaacatgaactactACAAGGAAAAGATTATATTAGAATGTAGTTTGGGCTCAGCTATAGGTTTCTGGGCTGTGTTGGGGTATATAGGAGTTCTTGCTTTCTTGTGCTTTGTTTTAGCTTTTCTAGCTAGGAAGCTGCCTGATAATTTTAATGAAGCTAAATTCATCACATTCAGCATACTGATattctgtgcagtttggatCACTTTTATTCCAGCTTATGTGAGTTCACCTGGAAAATTTACCGTAGCTGTGGAGATATTTGCTATTCTGGCCTCCAGTTTTGCTTTActattctgtatatttacacctaaatgttatattattctgtttaaacctgaactgaacacaaagaaaaatatgatgGGGAAAACTGCATCTAAATCACTTTGA